taaatagtttcagatttgaataataagataatatgaatattaatattattggaaacgaatacagtaacatcaattcaacaaaattcttgtaactacaagtaattaattgctaaaaactattgtaacaagagaaaattctttaaatcatgcttgaaagcagttttattattattatgaagtttaatataagaaggaagtgaattccatatgtgtgcagctttgtagctaaatgtttgtttcaggtagttcgttttaggtttaacaatagaaaggTCCATGTTTTCGGttgagcgcagactgtaatgatcattatgaagaaaatgtagtaaatctgaaatgtatataggacaatctcctgttttacttttgtacactaataatgaaatatggtatttgcacctgttctcaaaagatagaagttttgaatttcttaatacttcatcaaagttgctacactttgattttgtaattatttttatagcgcgtctctgcaaagaagtaattttatcagtgtccgatttgtgacaaagtccccagacattgcaacaatactccatggttgacataatatatgcattgtaatacaatagtttcatctcatctgttaagaaaaatgcaattcttctaagCAGAGCCATTTTTGAGTTTAGTTTATTGGCCACGGTACTAACGTGGGATTGCCAAGACAGATATCTCATGCGGCCTGTAGTGTAACCAGTAATTTAGAttacgaaaataatacaaaaataatttaaagtgtacaatataaaactgaaaatacataCAGCAGTTGTAAGACTCTGCTCAGCACTACCACTACATGCCCTCTGTGTGATACGGCCCCGGAATATGGAGTTAATGGTGTTGTAGAAACTCGACTTTCCAGCTCCAACTGGACCGATCATCAGGACCCGAGCCTCGGAGATATGCAAGTCCGAAAGTGGTTTGAATGACACAATATCTTCAGTAAGTTCGTCCAAAAACTGGAAATGGTAAGGTTGTTCATAATGTGTATCTAAAAGTCCTAAGATATCTGTGGCGAATCAGTGAATGTCGAATTAAGTGGCTGTTGAGAATAACATGTCCTTATAACAAGactacatgtatttcttattGCCGTCAATGTCAAAATTAATCTCTAAATCTGTTTAAATTGTTTATAGTCAGTTATTTCAAATGGATCtgttgatatatctaaaatgatatccACGTGTGTGCCGCTTCCGCATGACCTGAGTGTACTGTATGTTAATTTTAGCTAgtctttttttatgtttaagtAAAACTTTCCGAAATCGTTAAAACACCACATATTTTTGCCATTATAAAGTGACATTACAGACCAAGTTCCAGAactttatcttatattttaatAGAATTGTGTCCGATTTTAATTTAGAAATGAATTCTCAATAACTACAAATGTATAAGACAGAATGCAACGTCTATATTTTTGTGCGCTTAAACGCAAtaaatttgaaatcatttaaaagctaatgatcaaatataaatgaatattctATAGTTTTATGGAATAGGTATACCCACTCTGAAAgaaaattcagaatttttattcaattaattaaaaatatgtcTTCTTTATTCTGTTCATTAAGTAgaaatttcttgtttaaaatcgGTTTCGGAAAACCATTAATACGTAATACCCATGCTTAGAATACAGATATTTAATACGGAAACAATGTATAAAGCTTTTTTCTTGGGTTtcataaattgttaaaattttaattgcGTTGGCAAAAGACACTGTTATGTTTGGATTAGGATTTGATAAAGTCGTATTTCGCACCTTCTTAACATTTAAGTTTTACAAGTAAGCTAGTGTGTTAGTTATTTCTGGACAAAATACAACAAACTCTAcaaatgttttcatgaaataatCTCACAGAGTCAGGTTCTATAACCCTGGTTTACACTTAATAAAATTATACCACTTTTCTATCCGACTTAATGCCTTCAGACTCGTACAAATATTCGGCATCATTAAATGACCTCATAATAGACCCGCCAACTCTTACTTACATTTTAACCATTTTATATTcacaaaattgtattatttagaGAGGCgttataatgtagggataacgcatgttttttcgtgttataacatctgcagaatcccgagggattggttggtgcccgagcccgttagggcgagggtaccaacgtatcccgggGGATTCTGCatatgttataacacgaaatcaacatgcgctaacgctattctagcataaaacgcgtaaaaaactgataaatgaatacattgtcactcaacgtcattaaattttcacgaaatgcgcgggaatgtctgtgttgtttttttacgttgacgtcatttcgttttgaattatccgttttggggccgaatggcgtttacgctttgccacggaacgcgcatatataaaaaggtgttataacagcacgcgagcgcgagaatctccttgttaacacacgttttctcttctgttaaaacacccccgaaaagtgacaataacagcagttttatgctagaatatttcCAAATAGTCGATCGTTCTACTGTAAGACGTCGTTTGCTTAatgatttcaatttgtttttaatcTAAGATCTTTATTTCAATTGCACTGTCCGTTCATTTGTCCCGTTTGAAATGAGCTTTTGATGCGAGTATACCTTTTCGTTCCAACCCTTAGTTTTACGCCAAGACTCCACTTTAGTCTTTTTTCTTTGACCATCTGCAATGAATGTTTAGTGCAATGAACAAATACTTACAACTTACAATAATATCTAAATCCAGCgaatttattacaaatatgttaCAGGTATGTGCCCTTcgtgttatatattttagaagaaataaaggtattttatataattacacGTAATTAATTTACATCTTCGATGTAATGTAAGGTATCAAATGCATATCAATCActgattattaattaaaaaagGGGTTTTCATACGATCCGTTAGGACTTACCAGCTACTTTATACACCTCTAGTTCAGTAATATTCATTGTTCCATTGTTGATTTGGTTACTACTTTTTCCTTGGGCGTCGTAACTGGACCCAATGCTCAGACCGCTGTTAAGTGCAAAGTAACCTCCAGAGTCGTAAATAGTTCCATTGAATGTGTAAAGGTCGTTACCTGATCCAAATATCGGACCGTAACCTGCATCATAAATGGCATATCCATCTTGATTATAAGGGAATTTCGTGTATGTTCGTTTGTTACTGTAATGTAACTGGAATAGGAATGCATTTGTATCATTAACGTACGTTCCTGCACTCTGCCAACTAGAATTCGTGTATCCTCCATACACCGACCCCTGTGGATTATACAGCACCGTTACTGTAGGCCCCTGGTTGTTACATTTCTGATGGAATATAGTCTGATTACATCCATCTCTTGTGATAGCATAGAGCAGTGTGAATGTTTTAACACTTGTACCTATCCACTCTTCCAGCTGGTCCATATCTTTATCTTTCAACTTTCCTGTCATTGTTGCTCTTCTACACAAAAATTAGATATTCATGCATATGCTTccgaataattcataaaattagtCAGTATACATTCTCTCCTGGTAAAACTTTAACGAATCATTTACTGAACGAATGATGTTTTGACGAAAATTAACTTTGATCAGACAGAGAACTGAACGGCTGACTACCGAATCAGGCATGTATCTTGGTTTCTTTTGGAAACTATGAAATAAAGGAAAGCTTTCATTCTTTCACCATTCGATCATGAAGATCTTACTTGGGCAATACGTATAGGGTGCTATATATGAAATATCTGTAAAATTCTTGTTAACACAAACACATTGAGTGATATCATTTGGAGCAATCAAACTTGTAGTACCACGCCTACCTGTGCCGGTCGCACGAATAGATGATTTCTGACGTTCCCAGGTAACGGATTTCTAAGCAAAGTGTCAATGATTTCAGGACAAAATGTAACGAACTTGTGTTATTGAGTCATTTAGATTCCTGCAAAACATCTTGTGATTTTGGTAAAATTGCATTAattgttaaagcttttgattttatttggttttgaataattatattgtttgatAGGTGAGGACGTTAGTTCCCATAAACAGTCAGTTGACTTCATGCATCAGCATTATCCTTCAGATTCTCAAATAATGCTACCTAAAAGAACATAACAATGTGTGACGTTGAAATTACAGCACTACGGTTAAATTTCAAAACGTAAAGGTTATCAAGACGGCAGTTATTGTAATATTACGAGTTTGTGACGACATACATATAAATCAAACATATCTAAAGGCTAACAGAAGACGGCATTCCAGTACCCTCGTTATTACATATCTTCTTGAGGAGTCTGATGAGTAACCACTACGAAGTAGAAGTTGAAGTGAGGAACTAGATATACTATGCCCATAGTGAATAAATTGAAAGCGCTGTTTTCGGAGACTGAtgcattttgttgaaaataaaatacacacaAGGATGGTCTGCAGACCTTGATTTGGAAACTTCTCTGAAGTAGATCAAACGCAATTACTGACTCATAGATGTTGTGCATACATgccggtgtaacggtcagttttttccccagtcagtttcttccccggtCAGTTCTTCTCTCCCCACCCCCAGTCAATTTCTCCCCCCCCCCTAATTGCAACTGGTTACTCtcgatcattcttatggggggaaaaactaactagtcaattctcccccccccccccccccaccccacctttTCAATTTTCCTCactagtcaattatttcccctgttagaGAATTGaaactggttattcttggttattcttaactagcctgcTTTTTATTTCTgatagtcggttttcatttaaatttcataaaaaataagaaatatgtttcatattttgagtaaattaaagaaatgtttttaaatgaacttattttgatttctgttatattttttaaattgattttttctaAGGTAAGGAtttactgctggtcagttcttttcccacctagccagtacttgaccagtaaggtgggggaagtaaatcgaccggtcagttcttcccccctagccagtacttgacctgtcaggtaggaggaagaaattgactggtcagttctttaccCCGTAGCCAGTACTTGATCTGTCCGGTGGGGGAAATGTAATTGACCAATCAGTTCTTttccctctagccagtacttgctctgttaggttggggaagaaattgaccagtcagttctttcccacctagccagtacttgctctgttaggtgggggaagaaattactgtcagttctttccccactagccagtacttgctctgttagatgtgggaagaaactgactggtcagttatTCCCcccccctctagccagtacttgacccgtcgagtggggagaagaaattattgacctgtcagttctttcccccctagcatatacttgacctgtcaggttggggaagaaattgaccggtcagttctttccccactagcatATACTTcactatcaggtgggggaagaaattgaccaatctTTCCCCTagtcagtacttgacctgtcgggtggggaaatgaaattgaccagtcatttCTTTCTCCTCTATCCAGTACTtgctgttaggtgggggaagaaatatACTGatcggttctttcccccctagccagtacttgttccgttaggtgggggaaaaaattgactagtcagttctttcccccctagccagtatttAACCTATCAGGAGGGGGAAGAAACTGGCCGGTCTGTTCTTTCCCCCCTAAcgagtacttgacctgtcaggtggggaagaaattgaccagtcagttctttacCCCTAACCAGTACTTGATCtttcgggtggggagaagaaattgactggccAGTTCTTTGCCCCCTAGCACATACTTCACTAtaaggtgggggaagaaattgatcagtcagttctttcccccctagccattacttgacctgtcaggtggagggaagaaattgaccagttagTTCTTTTctccctagccagtacttgctctgtcagctgggggaaaaattgaccggtcagttctttccccccttaccagtacttgacctgtccggtgggggaagaaactggcTAGGGGTGAAAGAAATGACATGTCAacttcttcccccacctgaccggtcaagtactggctggggggaaagaactgactggtcaattttcccccacctgacaggtcaagtacatactaggggggaaagaactgacctgtCAATTTCTTCTTCCCACTCGAAAGGTGAAGTACTGGTTTTTTtttgtgggaggggggggggcagaACTGAATGGTCAATTTCCtaccccacctgacaggtcatgTACTGACTAGGGGGgtaagaactgaccagtcaactTCTTCCCTTCACCtaacaaagcaagtactggctaggggggaaagaactgtcCGGCttatttcttcccccacctgatagccTAGGTCAattactggctagggggaaagaactgactggtcagtttcttcccccacctgacaggtcaagaactggctaggggggaaagaactgactggtcaatttcttccccccacCTAACAAAGCAAGTActgactagggggaaagaactgaccggccaatttcttccccacctgataggtcaagtactggctaggggagaaagaactgactggtcaatttcttcccccacatgATAATCAAGTAtgtgctaggggggaaagaactgaccagtcaatttcttctccccacccaacaggtaaagtactggctagggggaaagaactgactggtcaatttcttcccccaccttacAGAGCAAATACAGGCTGGGGGAAAGAAGTGACTAGTCAATTTTCCCCCCACCTGACAGgtaaagtactggctaggggggaaagaactgaccagtcaatttcttcccccacctaacagagcaagtacaggctagggggaaagaactgactagtcaatttcttcccccacctgacaggtcaagtaccggctagggggaaagaactgactggtaaatttcttcccccacctgatagtcaagtatatgctagggggaaaggactgaccggccaatttcttcccccacctgacaggccAAGTATATGCTACGGGGgaaaactgactggtcaatttcttcccccgcctgataggtcaagtatatgctaggtgGGAAGGAAccgaccggtcaatttcttctccccacccgacagctCAAGTACTGTACTGGTAATGGGGGAAAGAACTAACctgccaatttcttcccccacctgacaggtcaggtactggcttggggggaaagaactgactggtcaatttcttccctcacctgataggtcaagtttATGCAAGGGGGAacgaactgaccagtcaatttcttctctccCTTAACAGGTCAGAAAAAAGGTCAAGTACATGctttggtgggggtggggggggggatggggggtgAAAGAAGAACAGaacagtcaatttcttccccgcaCCTGACAtatattaaatagtaatggcaatcaaacagaagttaaaaaatttgatttgacaaaaaaaaaaaacagtcagtttcttcccctatCAGAAAACTAATTCCAAGGATGGAGAGGGgagggatggggggggggggactgtcttggggggaagaaactgactagtcagttttttccccgtgggaaagaattgactagtcagtttttcccccgGGGAAAGGACTGTCTGGGGggaaaactgggctgttacaccggtaAAAAGATAACAACAGGATTTGGTAAAATGTCAGTGAGGGAATGTGTTCGGTATCGCAGACGAATTTTCAAAAAAGGAACTGTCCAATTTCCCGCATTTCTTAAACACTGTCGTCATAAACCTGTCACACTGTGAACAGAAATCCTCGACAAAGAAAAATTTTATGTCTTAAGAAAACAAGAGCGCCGTCTGCTGGTGCCAACACTCACCTGTAAGTGCTTGAAGTAatgcaatatgcaagaaaagagttatggttcttggccttttCACTCATTTATTGTTGACAAATAAAATTAACTTTCAAAGTTAcagtattcaagaaaaaaaaccccaataaatacaaattaaaaagggtttaattctgacaaaatgcagtcGAAAGATAAGGATCTTGGCCAACATACTGAACTTGTGATGATAAccaagtctgcaaagtttcaaagctactgCTCTTATGTAATCAAGAATagggcgtaaaaaattgtttgtttccggtatcccgacctaccctaaatttttggcccgaccctaaatgtttttacggccttggagaatatttttttcaactttttaacaaaaagttgtaaaGCTGcaacttttatgctttaaacatgtccagtgatgttagaaatcaacttacagacgctctaaaggcataacccccttatttgcattcattttttgacacaaaaataatttctgaaaagtctcccttaataaaaaaaaattccaaaaaacaaaaattttccgacctacctaccctaattttttttagcatgttaccggaaacaaagaattttttaggcctagtGGACCTACAcacacattttaacaaagaaattgcAATTTTCTAAATACAAGGACCAGAAGTGAAAAATTCTGTTCCAGCACTGCATACTCAATAATggaaaacaagtatgcaaagGCTAGCTTTTAGTTTTCGAGAAAAATGGACTTAAACATAAATCAaagccgacgccgacgatcaagtgccGACAAAAGTTCgcagattatttttaaaaaaatgacattttgattattttactaGTGATTGTAACTAGTAGCTTACTTCGGTTGATGCAAAATAACATTGTAGTGTATTATCAGAATATTGTCACATGCCCAGCTACTTTCATTTCCGCACTTTTCTGACAGTCGTCAGAAATTATCCCGCAGTGTGACCGGCATCCCTGGACATGCATACGGATAAATAAGCATTAGCTAAAAGCGATAGCAGGCATAAACATCCATTTATAAATCACAATCATTTGATTCAGCTACTTCGacttgtactttcgttttcgattTCAGTTAATTTCGGACTTTTTTTACATAATGCATGTACTACATAGTTGTGTTTAAACAatgtaaatcaaaacatgtataataagtaaaacttttatttattagaaaaaaccTACTTACCAGTTCGGATTATCTGTACCTGTACAACACCTCTGTTCGTTACATATCAGAATTATTAGTAAGCTGTAAGCTTTgatagctatcacgataatactGTTAACTTCTCAAGAAATGTgtgtatttttctgaaaacagttcagcaaaaaaataatgttttctagatattttatttatttcctgaaaatattttagcgtAAAAATTCCGCGTTAGTGCTGAAAACTGCCACGAGATACTTGgaagctatcacgataatattttcaacttttcagtaaagttatacatttttctgaaaacattatcgcaataaattatttttctatacactttatgctattaagataaaattttcaaaaaagttcgaaatatcatgataatttctgAAGTATCAAGATAGCTATCTAGCTCATAAATGGCAGCTATGGCACTTACGCAAAAAGTATCGAGATACTGATGTAAATTATcgtaataatatttccaggaaacatTATACTAATGAAATAAACTTTTcagaattagtatgaccctgggctGGACATATTCCGACATGTCCGGTTATACTAAATATAacatgtccgaccctgggtcgtactaaatgaaatagctttaagctaattctcaaccagggtcatactaattggaatatgtccgaccctgggtcatactaaatcggattgtcttaaagctaaatcggcattttcgaccctaacggTACGCCATATGTTTACGTATACTTTTGTTTCAATAAGATCGACAGTACGATAATTGTTTGATgtgtagagaaattattttacagtaataagtaaatgcagttcaaatgtgtatctaaaaatttaataaatccgccattttgttttttgttgccatggaaacaaaatagcggccaatttgaccaaatatttaaatgcccataactttctcatttttactccgattttgaaaattctttcacttctttaaatgatttaagaaatcctagctgACAAAATTAACATCAGAACAACGTTGTCTTTCGCTTTAGTTTCGGAAAATAAGACAATTCTTATTTTGTACAGAATATCGAACTTCTTTTTCATACATTAAGTATTGTTTCTTAACTTTATTTTGGGTGTGCATTATATTTACCTTGGTACTCCAacttaatgtatatttttgaaacatattAGTATTTTGTCATGTTGACagttctactttcattttcgttTTGCAGTTTAGTTCAAAAGCCGGTGTACCTGGAGAAAcatgttaggcacacaataatTAGTGACTATTTCTCGCTGTGTGAAATGTTACTGTTAAGGTTAATGAGAATATCATCAAACTCCAGAGATAGTTGATAAACTAACAACATATTTACCAGTACCAACAGTCTACCATTACATGTTTAAACAGTTTAAACCCTTAAAATGGATGTCAttaataaacaattgctgaaaactgctGGAAccttattgcaaatgcatcaaaacgaagatatatAACAGTTCTTTTAAATTGGTGAGGTTTCAAAGTCATTGAACTGTCTATAAGTGTGGCCCTTTCATGCAGTACTTTCTCCGGAATTCAATGCATGTATCAGTAAATTGACAGCTGTTTTGTAGAGCAATATTTTACACGCTGTTTAATTTTCGTAAAAACAACCCTTTCGTTCAACCTAGTTATGAGAattttcagcactgggacattgtTGTAAATGCACCAAATGcaaaaaaatggtgagttttcaaAGGTATTGATAGATCTGTCCTTTCAAtgatttaatgttgttgttttttttttctcaaaatgtgggGCTAAGCGTTAAAGTAATGggcccgtaatgacactcggaaATTTCTGTACGATTTCGTACTACTGttaggcaattcggcattcttcggacgtaaataTCATGAATGCTCTCCgtaaaataaatagagaataccgaaatcgcatATGGAGAATATTGTCATAACGGGTCAACTGCTTTAAAGAAAGCTGAACATGACCTTATACAGAACTATAGGTGTTTGGCTCATTGCAAGCAACCCATCCTACTAGATCTCCACCTGCTCCTCTTCCTTTTAAATAGCCATGTCACCTTACCTTCATTTCATACGGTGGCATTTTGTAACATTGTCTTTAGATGTTGACATTACTAACCTTTAACAtgctaattttttaaaatggactggtccatcattcaatctgggcagtatcatttattattcaaagaggtgttcactgaaaatttactgactgaatagcgaatagtgcagataatgatcagattgcatggatgtgcaggctgatcttggtctgccttggtcgcaaaggcagaatcacttgccaccagcaggctaaaggttatgaGATGATTATGGCCTGATGAGCGCGTGTAAAGCTGGAGAACAGCCATTTCATAAAAGTAAACTGTGAAATACCACATCTGCATTAGTTCACTTCAACAGTTGTGAACAGGAACGTCTCTTGGCTTATACTAATTTTGCTTTCATGACAAACAGTTAATCAAAAGCTATACGAGcctatatatatcttaaataggGAAAGGGTGAGGGTGTGTGTACAGTTAGCCGGACCATCTCCTCTACTATCCTTTTTGTCTTCTTGATTTTCTTTGTCATTGGAGTTAGTGTGAATGATAATCATCtacaaaaataagtgtaaaaCTTAAATAATGTACACACTCGATTTAAACGAATTCCTATTGGGTGTGTTCGACTATAATTTGATAGCCGATTATATCCGTGTAACTGAAAGGCAAATAACCGTTTTGACCTAGTGAAATTCTATTCTTGGATGACCAACGTGGACATTAATGCTGATTCAAATATAATCGTAGACGACAGAAAAGTAATGCATCTGATCATGTATCCGTCTTATATGATAATGCTTGTCTATAAGCATTTCTGATAGCAGTATCCGAAAAACAGGCAATTAATTTACTGTTTGGCGTTattcattatgaaaaaaaaaaaacgaaataaaatatgCGATATGGAATGAAAACTATTATACCTGCTGGAATTACAGGGATACAGCAGAACCAGAAAGTAACAGTAATCTATTATGAAGAACATAATCTTAAGGATGCTGGAGTTGTGTCCCTTTAAATATTAGAATATGTAtaaggtatcgcacagtaataaggcgctttgaaatgtaaacaaacaaaacaatagcataaatttaagtcaatacacaacgtttacgcTGACAATAGTAATTcttcgttggccgagcggtaatGGTGCCCGTCTTATACTTTtccgtcgggagttcgattcccggacccgtaaaatagtattttaaaaaagttttttttttcctttgaatacaattcaacaaaaac
The sequence above is a segment of the Mercenaria mercenaria strain notata unplaced genomic scaffold, MADL_Memer_1 contig_4665, whole genome shotgun sequence genome. Coding sequences within it:
- the LOC128554036 gene encoding interferon-induced protein 44-like, whose amino-acid sequence is MTGKLKDKDMDQLEEWIGTSVKTFTLLYAITRDGCNQTIFHQKCNNQGPTVTVLYNPQGSVYGGYTNSSWQSAGTYVNDTNAFLFQLHYSNKRTYTKFPYNQDGYAIYDAGYGPIFGSGNDLYTFNGTIYDSGGYFALNSGLSIGSSYDAQGKSSNQINNGTMNITELEVYKVADGQRKKTKVESWRKTKGWNEKFLDELTEDIVSFKPLSDLHISEARVLMIGPVGAGKSSFYNTINSIFRGRITQRACSGSAEQSLTTAYTPYLVRVRSGANLNFKLCDTRGLEESQGLDVLECNYLLDGNIPEYYQFNPAAPISQETDGFIAKPTLEDKVHCVVFVMDSTTLEVTPTKIIQKMKSFQTLMNQKGIPQALILTEVDKLCKDVEKNVSQVFKSETVEEHVEKASQLLGLPRGNVLPVKNYENEMQLEDNISILALLSLRQILYFAEDYMENMMGKRAAAQRKTEKMNVKK